Within Scomber japonicus isolate fScoJap1 chromosome 18, fScoJap1.pri, whole genome shotgun sequence, the genomic segment ATCATCGACCAGCCACAACCAATCCCAAGTTATAAGAAACTAGAGAGGAAAAGTAGCAGTTACAAACTCCTCTGGTTTTCCTTGTCAAACGGGTTTCTTTCCCATGCCAAACTCAATCCACACGCAAAACATCTTGTTTCATAAGAAAACGTTGCCCAGTGTCTATTACTTGAGGGATGAGTAGTTTATGTTTACAGATGCACCCAGCAGTAACCGACCCTGCTGCTCTACAAGTCCCTACAGCTCTTGTTGTGCTCGGTAGCAGAGCTGCATTGTACATTATGAGGTTAAGAAGGCTTACCTTCAAACTTTGGTCAGGATTTTTGTGTCATAAAACTGTAGATCAATTGTGTcaaagaaatgtaattacatgCAGTTAATAATATTGTACTATTTTCATTGGATGTCCTAAAATGGCTCTGGTTTTCTGGCATGTGGTTTCAGTCATCTTATAAATGAATCATGAAGCCACTGTGACATCATTCGAATTTTAGGCACAGAATCATCATtatttcaggaaaaaaacaacatgtgaaGTTGTGTTTACTTGACCGATACTTGACTTGACTTtcatttgtttagttattgATGTGGCCAATATCTGCAGATGTTTGTGGGGCTATTTCCATGATTTTAAATTTGAATCGCTCTGGCCAAGAAATAATTTGAACATAAATAATGTCCAATGGCCTGTGCtctaagatggaaaataaaattgtACCAAATGTTCTGGATTGTGGATAATATAACATTCAGCTGGTTAACATTTAAAACttacttaaaatgtaaaactgtaattagtttttttttctctgataaGGTGAGCATACAAAATCCTTGATTTTCATGTTGCCTTCAATGAGAATCGGAACTTTCTCCTACTGATTGCCAGATGAATGTTACACAATTTGCATTTCAGTGTCTTGACACTCGCGGCGCGGAGCCTGGGAGGAGCACTTGAACGCAGCATACATGATAGCCCGCTGTGGATGGGGAGTGACGTGGAGAGTAATCAGGGCTGCAGGACCAGCAGTCGGAGCTGAACTCACTACACATTTTACGGAGGGCTGTCAAGCGCTGGACGCCACGGCGGAGTGTGAATAAGCGGCTTTACACATCTGAACCTTTCCCGAGaattaaggagaaaaaaaggagaaacccCGGAGATCAGCGCTGGGTGGATTTGGGGCACATGGAAACGCAATGTTGCTGGAAATACGGCGGTGGACTTTATCATAGTTTCACTCGAGTGGAGGCAAAGTGAGCTGCGTGATAAACATGCTCACCCCGGTGTTGGCCTCCCTGCtgcctctcctgctcctctgtcGGATTTCTTTCTGCCAATATTCAAGTGACCAGTGCAGCTGGAAGGGCAGGTAAGATTAAATATTCTGATTAttgatttatattattttatttatttatttttgccaaaaaaaaagaagaagaaaatatttgaaAGTAAGTGAATACGCTGCAGCGACCTGAAGTGACTGTGACCGAAACCCAGAGACCGTGATGATATGAAACCAGGCAGCGGAGTTAAGTGCCACAAATTTGGATAATAGCTCTACACATGTAGAAACACTGCATGGTCTGTCATAAGTTTGCGTTGATTTTCTTCTATGAAAGGAATTGAAAAGTACAGTTGAGCTTAATTGTCGTCACATACACGTGAGTTTTGGTTTGGGTTGAGCTGGATTTATGAATGAGTAATTAACGGTTTGATGTCACGTGATTCATCAACTAATTTAgataaattcatgtttacttTAATCTGGAGTAATATGAAGTTATACACTTTAAATAATACTTAATAACGATCAAATGGTAcctttaaaatctgtttttcatgaGTTTATTGTCAAGATAATTAAAAAGCAACATTCAAATAATTGTGTCTACAAATTTTCCTACAGCTTTAAGTATTTAAAGTCATGATTTACATATAGGCAGAATTCACTGGAAAGTTTCACCTCCCATCAAACATCTGCTGAAATCTGTTTTGCACTTGAGAGGCTGCGCCTCAAATagtgtggttttgtttttcatcctcCAGTCAGGAGGGGTAGGCAATATTCAGCACTTTGAGCTCTTAACCAATAATCTGTTGTTCATTAGTAAGCCTCTTGACTAATCTCTTTTAATTGCATGCAGAAATGATGAAGTTAGAAAAAGACTTAATTAGAGGCATGCTGAGGAGAGCCTGGTTATGAGGCTTCAGCTGCATATGCTCAGCATGTGCCATGGGTTACTTTAGATCTGTGGCAAATTTGAATTTCATCATCTCATTTTCAGGAAACTGGGCGTTTCTACCCCAGAGTCAAACCACTAGCTTGGCATGCACATGCTGGTAGACTGCTGATGGCCTCCTGCCTCTGGCTCTGCCACAGAATGACTGACAGACTGGAGTTTTCAAACCCTGACCAGGCATTAAGTTCTGGAGGGAGTCATTTGGTCATGCTGGCGCCAGAGTCCGAAGTGCTGCCCGGACAAGTCTCTTCCAGTCTCTTTGGTGGCTTGAAAGCAAGGGGAGGTTCGGTGCGTGACCTGCATTTGCACTTGCATGCAGCAGGCCCGGCTACTGTTGCTGCCGTTGTCTGCCCGGAGGCCCCTGTGTCTCACCATTCATCCATTTCTGCTTCCAAACTCTTCCCAAAGGCAGTCTGCCAGTGGTGCATTTTGCCAAAGCTCTGGGAGGAACAATGTGGTATGGGGAGTGTGTGTTGGAGCTGAGGTCATTTTGGCTGCTCCGGCTCGTGACTGGTCATGCAGCCAGTCTTGCGCACAGACAGCCTTTAATGCTTTGGAGGAATGTGGTCTAATGTCCAAAGCCTTCCAGAGGTCTTCACCTTGGTCAGCTTAATAATTTTTATTCTAGTACTCCCTGTATGCCGCATTAAAGAAAATAAGCATTTCCACAATGAAAACTTTAACAATATTGGGTTTCTGTAATTctacacagttttttttttaagtcttgaCAATGCCTGCCACTTTGTTGATGTGTGCTGACATctgtctctttcatttcttccagTGGTCTAACCCATGAGGGCCACACCAGGGATGTGGAACAGGTGTACTTGCGTTGCTCCCAAGGCTCTCTGGAGTGGCTCTATCCCACGGGGGCCATCATTGTCAACCTCCGACCCAACACCATCTCCCCTGCAGCCACACGCCTCTCTGTCTGTATCAAACCCTCCACAGATTCCAGTGGCACCAACGTCTACCTGGACCGAAATGGAAAGCTGCGGTTACTGCTGCATGAAGAAGACCAGGCTCAGGGCAAGGTGCACTGCTTCAGCATTCAGGAGGGGGCGCTTTTCATCGAGGCTGTCCCGCACATGGACATCAGCCGCCGGATCACAGCGTTCCAGTACGAGCTGGTCAGCGACAGGCTGGGACCAGAGGCGCATTCACTGGGTGGTAAGATACAGCTCTGTTTTGATGTGCCTACAGTACCATGCAGTGGTAAACATGTAAATGATTGTCTTGTATTTAATCAAAGTAGCCATGAAAAAGGTCTACAGACTTGCTTTTGATTGATTCCCTCTAGAAACTGGGTTCCTTTGTGCGTTGtccctgcagtgtgtgtgctttgcACTAAATGCAGCCATCTACTGGTGGAAACTTTTATTAAATTGTACTCTAATAGTAGGAAACTCAATACTTGCTCCATCATACTGCTAATACTGTAGCCAAAATCTCTTTCTTTCATGGTATTATCTGTATATTTTGGTTTTGGAAGAAATTTATTTCTTGTCAAAATCAAAACTTTCACACTGTGTATTTCAGCTCATGGAACAACTATTCAGACTTAATTTGACTTGAGTATGCTAAATGCCTGTAAGCTGTAATTGTTTAGtttagtggggtttttttttgcttgactTGAGTGTGAAAGGCCATAGCCGAAACAGTGGAACGGTGGGCCTCTAGTGAAAAACAACTGTCTATTTTCACGCTGTGTACCTGCCAAACCTGCACAGTTTCAAGCTGcgcaaatgtgtttttttccacctAAAGCAAAATATGAGCAGTATCAGCCCACATCTGTTTTTACGGCTCTCTGGGTTCACATATCCACATCCTGCATCATTATCTggcacagcagagagagagagggagagggttaAAAGTAGAGGACTGTGCGTGGAGTTGTTTTCACCACATTAGTGCGCTCAGCTCAGCTCTTCAGTATGATCTGGTGCTGTGATGTGGGCTGAGATAACACTGGGATGATTCACAAAGACAGTGGTCTCGTGTCATCTGAAGCCCTGACTGGTGGATTCATTGCTACTCGGCGTCttctcatcttcttttttttcttttctgtttcttccctctttcctatccccttcctcttttctctgacCCGCTGTGCTGGGATTGAGTTGCTCACCATCAAGCTGGAATGTATCTCCAACCAGATGTTGGGAGGACCTTCTAGGAGCATATAGGCTTATTTTTCCCCCTTCTCCCATTCTTGCTGTCACTCCCTTGGTCTGCCTTTCAACTCACTTAAATTattctcccttttcttcctctcggCCTCACTATTTCCTACCTCTTAATTTCTTTCTGTCTATTTATCATTCttgtattttccttttcattccttcatccttcatatatcttctctctctcttcctggcTGTTTGAAGTGGTCTTCATCTGTGCTGAGTGGTATTAGCAAGTTGTGCTCCATTACAGTGGAATTCATCAGGGTCCAGATGTTGGAGGGACACTATAACGTGCCCCTACACTCCTCCTTCACCACTCCTCCCATCCCTCATCCCTCGCTACTCCTGTGAAGTGGTTCTGATCAGAGTGGCGCTGCATGCGCATGGGCCAGAGAGAGATGCTGACTCGGCTCTCAACCCATTCCTGCGGTTCTATTTCATGTCTGACATGCGAGCCCTGCTCGGCTCTGCtttggaggaaagaaaaaacagtgcTGGGTTTAGGCCTAGGCTCGCTATTCTGTCTGATGCTATGGCAGCAGGCAGGCTCACTTCAAAGGGCCTCTGCACTCTGCTCCAGGCTCTGGGCGAGGTCGGCTGCTCTGAA encodes:
- the metrnla gene encoding meteorin-like protein, whose amino-acid sequence is MLTPVLASLLPLLLLCRISFCQYSSDQCSWKGSGLTHEGHTRDVEQVYLRCSQGSLEWLYPTGAIIVNLRPNTISPAATRLSVCIKPSTDSSGTNVYLDRNGKLRLLLHEEDQAQGKVHCFSIQEGALFIEAVPHMDISRRITAFQYELVSDRLGPEAHSLGAPCQPCSDAEMLLAVCTNDFVARGSIKKVEQEEEHSSVIVQISRLYRQKTQVFVSGGVRARSWTGRIKMPPQCGVKSGDGEFLFTGTVRFGEAWMGCAPRYKDFLRLYHEAQQQGNNPCHVDTD